Proteins encoded together in one Planctomyces sp. SH-PL14 window:
- a CDS encoding zeta toxin family protein has product MSEPAPLAVVIAGPNGAGKSTLAPAIARDGFQLRDFVNADEIARGLSGFDPASAALQAGRLMLRRLEELASHRASFAFETTLATRSYAPWLRSLRTAGYQVELLFVWLPSPELAIQRVADRVRLGGHDIPVDVVRRRYELGLRNLFRLYLPIADRWTVVDNSVGGSLRVIAAGAAATPHDVRDEALWSALVASYGSENLP; this is encoded by the coding sequence ATGAGCGAGCCCGCGCCGCTTGCCGTCGTGATTGCCGGGCCGAATGGCGCGGGCAAATCGACGTTGGCTCCGGCGATTGCTCGAGACGGATTTCAGCTCCGGGACTTTGTGAATGCGGATGAGATTGCCCGGGGGCTCTCGGGCTTCGATCCGGCGAGTGCGGCGCTCCAGGCCGGGCGATTGATGCTCCGGAGGCTGGAGGAACTGGCGTCTCACCGGGCGTCGTTCGCTTTCGAGACGACTCTGGCGACGCGTTCCTACGCTCCCTGGCTGAGATCGCTCAGGACCGCGGGGTACCAGGTCGAACTGCTGTTCGTGTGGCTCCCTTCCCCCGAGTTGGCCATCCAGCGAGTCGCAGACCGGGTCCGTCTGGGCGGCCACGACATCCCGGTCGATGTCGTTCGTCGAAGATATGAGCTCGGACTGCGGAACCTGTTTCGGCTGTACCTCCCGATTGCCGATCGCTGGACCGTCGTCGACAATTCCGTCGGTGGATCACTTCGAGTGATTGCGGCAGGAGCGGCCGCCACTCCTCACGATGTGCGGGACGAGGCGCTCTGGTCCGCACTCGTCGCGTCTTACGGATCGGAGAACTTGCCATGA
- a CDS encoding NAD(P)H-dependent oxidoreductase subunit E, with amino-acid sequence MPVLTEELREQIRAHFPKYPNKRAVTLPALHLVHDAQRCVSTEAIREIAELLELHPSEVHDTMTFYQFFKDEKNPLGRHRVWVCRSISCALRGGEELLGQICDKYHVHPGETTADGKFTLEFAECLGACEGAPCALVDEDCHMNLDVNSAAKVIDELK; translated from the coding sequence ATGCCTGTCCTCACTGAAGAACTTCGCGAGCAGATCCGGGCTCACTTTCCCAAGTACCCGAACAAGCGGGCGGTAACGCTGCCGGCCCTGCACCTCGTGCACGACGCCCAGCGGTGCGTGTCGACCGAGGCGATCCGCGAGATCGCCGAACTTCTGGAGCTGCATCCCTCCGAAGTTCACGACACGATGACCTTCTACCAGTTCTTCAAGGATGAGAAGAATCCGCTGGGACGGCACCGGGTCTGGGTCTGCCGCAGCATCTCCTGTGCGCTCCGCGGCGGCGAAGAGCTTCTCGGCCAGATCTGCGACAAGTACCACGTCCATCCCGGTGAGACGACCGCGGACGGCAAGTTCACGCTGGAGTTCGCCGAGTGCCTGGGAGCCTGCGAAGGAGCCCCCTGTGCCCTTGTGGATGAAGACTGCCACATGAACCTCGACGTCAACTCCGCGGCGAAGGTGATCGACGAGCTGAAATGA
- the nuoD gene encoding NADH dehydrogenase (quinone) subunit D — MPLTAVDLLQAEAQDKEYHWTLNFGPQHPATHTTLRLVLTLDGERVVNAVPHIGYLHSGFEKLGEHLDFNQYVTIVDRMNYISPMANEISWHHAVEKLLGIELTARCTWLRTVLAELMRIQDHLLNIGTTGLDLGAFTAFLYCFEQREQIYNLVEYASGQRFHTSYTRVGGVMFDVNNDWIDRVRKFVKEFPKTHAEVHRLLTRNRIFIDRTKGVGYLSKEDAISFSATGPVARASGVVRDLRKDEPYLLYKDLDFKVVCADGGDCYARFLVRMEEMSESIKILNQLLANVPGGPVNVDAGTKAVLPAKPAVYRSIEGLIQHFEVIMPNRGYDVPKEEIYAATESPNGELGYYLVGQDGTCAYRARTRPPSYIHFGIFPHMIKDHMLSDVVAVLGSLNIIAAELDR, encoded by the coding sequence ATGCCGTTGACCGCCGTCGACCTCCTGCAGGCGGAAGCCCAGGACAAGGAATACCACTGGACGCTGAACTTCGGTCCTCAGCATCCGGCCACCCACACCACGCTCCGGCTGGTGCTGACGCTCGATGGCGAGCGCGTCGTCAACGCCGTTCCCCACATCGGCTATCTCCATAGCGGGTTCGAAAAGCTCGGCGAACATCTGGACTTCAACCAGTATGTGACGATCGTCGATCGGATGAACTACATCTCGCCGATGGCCAACGAGATTTCGTGGCACCATGCGGTCGAGAAGCTGCTGGGGATCGAGCTGACCGCCCGCTGCACCTGGCTGCGGACGGTGCTGGCCGAGCTGATGCGGATCCAGGACCATCTCCTAAACATCGGGACCACCGGTCTCGACCTGGGGGCCTTCACGGCGTTCCTGTACTGCTTCGAGCAGCGGGAGCAGATCTACAACCTCGTCGAATACGCCTCGGGGCAGCGGTTCCACACCAGCTACACCCGCGTCGGCGGCGTCATGTTCGACGTCAACAACGACTGGATCGACCGCGTCCGGAAGTTCGTCAAGGAATTCCCGAAGACGCACGCCGAGGTCCATCGCCTCCTGACCCGGAACCGGATCTTCATCGACCGGACCAAGGGGGTCGGCTACCTCAGCAAGGAAGACGCGATCAGCTTCAGCGCCACCGGCCCGGTGGCCCGCGCCAGCGGCGTCGTCCGCGACCTCCGCAAGGACGAGCCGTACCTCCTGTACAAGGACCTCGATTTCAAGGTCGTCTGTGCCGACGGCGGGGACTGCTATGCCCGGTTCCTCGTCCGCATGGAGGAGATGTCCGAGAGCATCAAGATTCTTAACCAGCTCCTGGCGAACGTTCCGGGCGGCCCGGTCAACGTCGATGCCGGGACCAAGGCGGTCCTTCCGGCCAAGCCGGCGGTCTACCGCAGCATCGAAGGCCTGATCCAGCACTTCGAAGTCATCATGCCGAACCGCGGCTATGACGTGCCGAAGGAAGAGATCTACGCCGCGACCGAATCGCCGAATGGAGAGCTCGGTTACTACCTCGTCGGCCAGGACGGCACGTGCGCCTACCGTGCCCGAACCCGGCCGCCGTCGTACATCCACTTCGGGATCTTCCCGCACATGATCAAGGACCACATGCTCAGCGACGTCGTCGCCGTGCTGGGGAGTCTCAATATCATCGCGGCAGAACTGGATCGCTGA